Proteins from one Muntiacus reevesi chromosome X, mMunRee1.1, whole genome shotgun sequence genomic window:
- the NBDY gene encoding negative regulator of P-body association, which yields MGDQPCTSGRSTLPPGNTRETKPPKKRCLLAPRWDYPEGTPNGGNTTLPSTPPPASPGLKSHPPPPEK from the coding sequence ATGGGGGACCAACCTTGTACCTCCGGGAGATCCACGCTCCCACCTGGAAACACGCGGGAAACGAAGCCTCCAAAAAAGCGCTGCCTCCTAGCTCCACGTTGGGATTATCCAGAAGGAACCCCGAACGGAGGTAACACCACTCTCCCTTCCACACCTCCTCCAGCATCACCGGGCCTGAAGTCGCATCCACCTCCTCCGGAGAAGTAG